One part of the Nostoc sp. PCC 7120 = FACHB-418 genome encodes these proteins:
- a CDS encoding vitamin K epoxide reductase family protein yields MIRRRSTPWIHKWSRLIIAAIAGFGALNTGYLTIEKLTGGSPACVAQAGAKGCTDVLSSPWATILGQPLALFGFLAYTSMLVLALAPVVWKGGDNNSRKQLENVTWWLLLVGAIAMSVFSGYLMYLLAFEIKALCLYCISSALFSLSLLVLTILGRSWEDIGQILFTALIVGMVTLIGTLGVYAGINKPDVTSSNIPPGQVAPFVPKTNPNPEFGWEINSTSGEAEIALAQHLVKVGAKEYVAYWCPHCHDQKLLFGKEAYQIISDNIKVECAEDSPKGQPELCRAAKIQGFPTWIINGQTYSGVQNLSELAKITGYTGPSNFKYFR; encoded by the coding sequence ATGATTCGCCGCCGTTCTACTCCTTGGATTCATAAATGGTCGCGTCTAATAATTGCCGCGATCGCCGGATTTGGCGCTCTCAATACCGGTTATCTAACTATAGAAAAGTTAACAGGAGGTAGCCCTGCTTGTGTAGCACAAGCTGGTGCTAAGGGTTGTACTGATGTACTTTCCAGCCCCTGGGCAACAATTTTAGGACAGCCATTAGCCTTGTTTGGGTTTCTAGCATACACCAGTATGTTGGTGTTAGCGTTAGCACCTGTTGTTTGGAAAGGTGGAGACAACAACAGCCGCAAACAACTAGAAAATGTGACATGGTGGCTACTGCTGGTAGGTGCGATCGCCATGTCTGTTTTCAGTGGCTATTTAATGTATTTACTGGCATTTGAAATTAAAGCTCTGTGCCTTTATTGTATTAGTTCGGCTTTATTCTCCCTCAGCCTTTTGGTGCTAACAATTCTTGGGCGCTCTTGGGAAGATATCGGACAAATATTATTTACTGCTTTGATCGTGGGCATGGTAACGCTGATAGGTACTCTAGGCGTTTATGCAGGTATTAATAAACCAGATGTTACGTCTTCTAATATACCTCCTGGACAGGTAGCACCTTTTGTCCCCAAAACCAATCCTAACCCAGAATTTGGCTGGGAAATTAATAGTACTTCTGGTGAGGCAGAAATCGCCTTAGCACAGCATTTAGTTAAGGTAGGTGCTAAGGAATATGTAGCGTATTGGTGTCCTCACTGCCATGACCAGAAACTACTTTTTGGGAAAGAAGCTTACCAAATCATCAGTGACAACATTAAGGTAGAGTGTGCTGAGGATAGTCCCAAGGGTCAGCCAGAATTGTGTCGAGCTGCAAAAATACAGGGTTTCCCCACTTGGATTATCAATGGTCAAACCTATAGTGGAGTGCAGAACCTCT